Proteins from a single region of Verrucosispora sp. NA02020:
- a CDS encoding acyl-CoA dehydrogenase family protein: protein MDFRLTEEHEALRESVREFAREVVAPVIAEHYEQHTFPYEVVRQMGKMGLFGLPFSEEYGGMGGDYFALCLALEELARVDSSVAITLEAAVSLGAMPIYRFGTAEQKARWLPKLLSGEALAGFGLTEPGFGSDAGGTETRAVRDEATGEWVINGSKAFITNSGTDITALVTVTAVTGTRPDGAKELSTIIVPSGTPGFTVAPGYSKVGWNASDTHELTFDDCRVPAENLLGERGRGFAQFLRILDEGRIAIAALAVGLAQGCVDESVKYAAERHAFGQPIGNYQAIQFKIADMELRAYTARLAYYDAAARMLAGEPFKRQAAIAKLHASTVAVDNAREATQIHGGYGFMNEYPVARFWRDSKILEIGEGTSEVQRMIIARDLGM, encoded by the coding sequence ATGGACTTCCGGCTCACCGAGGAACACGAGGCGCTGCGCGAGAGCGTGCGGGAATTCGCCCGGGAGGTGGTCGCGCCGGTCATCGCCGAGCACTACGAGCAGCACACCTTCCCGTACGAGGTGGTCCGGCAGATGGGCAAGATGGGCCTGTTCGGCCTGCCCTTCTCCGAGGAGTACGGCGGCATGGGCGGCGACTACTTCGCGCTCTGTCTGGCCCTGGAGGAACTCGCCCGGGTCGACTCCAGTGTGGCGATCACCCTGGAGGCGGCGGTCTCCCTGGGCGCGATGCCGATCTACCGGTTCGGCACCGCCGAGCAGAAGGCGCGGTGGCTGCCGAAGCTGCTCAGCGGTGAGGCGCTGGCCGGCTTCGGGCTCACCGAGCCGGGCTTCGGCTCGGACGCAGGTGGCACCGAGACCCGGGCGGTGCGGGACGAGGCGACCGGCGAGTGGGTGATCAACGGCTCGAAGGCGTTCATCACGAACTCCGGCACCGACATCACCGCGCTGGTCACCGTCACCGCCGTCACCGGCACCCGGCCGGACGGCGCGAAGGAGCTCTCCACCATCATCGTCCCGAGCGGGACGCCGGGCTTCACCGTCGCGCCGGGCTACTCGAAGGTGGGGTGGAACGCCTCGGACACCCACGAGCTGACCTTCGACGACTGCCGGGTGCCGGCGGAGAACCTGCTCGGTGAGCGCGGCCGGGGCTTCGCCCAGTTCCTGCGGATCCTGGACGAGGGCCGGATCGCGATCGCGGCGCTGGCCGTCGGGCTCGCGCAGGGCTGCGTCGACGAGTCGGTGAAGTACGCCGCCGAGCGGCACGCCTTCGGTCAGCCGATCGGCAACTACCAGGCGATCCAGTTCAAGATCGCCGACATGGAACTGCGGGCGTACACCGCCCGTCTGGCGTACTACGACGCGGCGGCCCGGATGCTGGCGGGTGAGCCGTTCAAGCGGCAGGCCGCGATCGCCAAGCTGCACGCCAGCACCGTCGCGGTGGACAACGCCCGGGAGGCGACCCAGATCCACGGCGGCTACGGCTTCATGAACGAGTACCCGGTGGCCCGCTTCTGGCGGGACTCCAAGATCCTGGAGATCGGCGAGGGCACCTCCGAGGTGCAACGCATGATCATCGCTCGCGACCTGGGCATGTGA
- a CDS encoding YceI family protein codes for MTSSTESVTREWNGLTIPAAGTYLLDAAHKRVGFVARHMMVSKVRGEFADASATITIAEEPLGSTVSATIQAASINTAQADRDAHLRSPEFLDAEQFPTLEYRSTGVKSHEGSEFVLDGELTIKGVTRPVELKVEFEGVGRSPFGQDIFGFSASTEIDREDFGLTWNVALESGGVLVGKKVKIEIEGEGIRQS; via the coding sequence ATGACCAGCAGCACCGAGTCGGTTACCCGCGAGTGGAACGGCCTCACCATCCCGGCGGCCGGCACCTACCTGCTGGACGCGGCGCACAAGCGCGTGGGCTTCGTCGCCCGGCACATGATGGTAAGCAAGGTGCGCGGTGAGTTCGCCGACGCCTCCGCCACCATCACCATCGCCGAGGAGCCCCTGGGGTCCACGGTCAGCGCCACCATCCAGGCCGCCAGCATCAACACCGCGCAGGCCGACCGGGACGCGCACCTGCGCAGCCCGGAGTTCCTCGACGCCGAGCAGTTCCCCACCCTGGAGTACCGCAGCACCGGCGTGAAGTCGCACGAGGGCAGCGAGTTCGTGCTCGACGGTGAGCTGACCATCAAGGGCGTGACGCGTCCGGTGGAGCTGAAGGTCGAGTTCGAGGGCGTCGGCCGCAGCCCGTTCGGCCAGGACATCTTCGGCTTCTCGGCGAGCACCGAGATCGACCGGGAGGACTTCGGTCTGACCTGGAACGTGGCCCTGGAGTCCGGCGGCGTGCTGGTCGGCAAGAAGGTCAAGATCGAGATCGAGGGCGAGGGCATCCGCCAGTCCTGA
- a CDS encoding glutamate--cysteine ligase has product MGRDVDRAAFSREDRIRYRQKVRRCLDVFALMLDDFGFDADRPMTGLEIELNLVDPLAEPAMRNEEILAAIADPLFQTELGQFNLELNANPRLISNGGFADYERDLRGSLDRANERAARSDTRIVLVGILPTLTERHLVADNLSTNERYRVLNDQIVGARGEDIELDIRGVERLRTHTDSIAPEAACTSLQFHLQVAPDSFADYWNASQAIAGVQVAVGANSPFLYGRQLWSETRIALFEQATDTRPDELKAQGVRPRVWFGERWITSIFDLFEENVRYFPPLLPICETEDPVEVLHAGGVPELAELRLHNGTVYRWNRPVYDIMDGRPHLRVENRVLPAGPTVVDMLANAAFYFGMARGLAEADRPIWSQLTFSSAEENFHAAARRGMDAVLHWPRLGEVPVTTLVLDVLLPIAAAGLDGFGVSPAERDRLLGIIEQRCRTGRNGAAWQTAAVWTAERQHGLDRTAALHHMLQRYAELQRTNEPVHTWPVD; this is encoded by the coding sequence ATGGGCAGGGACGTCGACCGAGCCGCCTTCTCCCGTGAGGATCGAATCCGGTACCGCCAGAAGGTCCGCCGTTGCCTGGACGTCTTCGCGTTGATGCTGGACGACTTCGGGTTCGACGCCGACCGGCCGATGACCGGGCTGGAGATCGAGCTCAACCTGGTGGACCCGCTCGCCGAGCCGGCGATGCGCAACGAGGAGATCCTCGCCGCCATCGCCGATCCGTTGTTCCAGACCGAGCTGGGCCAGTTCAACCTGGAGCTGAACGCCAACCCGCGATTGATCTCCAACGGCGGGTTCGCCGACTACGAGCGTGACCTGCGCGGCAGTCTGGACCGGGCGAACGAGCGGGCGGCCCGCTCGGACACCCGGATCGTCCTGGTCGGCATCCTGCCCACGCTGACCGAGCGCCACCTGGTCGCGGACAACCTCTCCACCAACGAGCGGTACCGGGTGCTCAACGACCAGATCGTCGGAGCCCGGGGCGAGGACATCGAACTCGACATCCGGGGCGTCGAGCGCCTGCGTACGCACACCGACTCGATCGCGCCGGAGGCCGCCTGCACCAGCCTCCAGTTCCACCTCCAGGTCGCGCCGGACAGCTTCGCCGACTACTGGAACGCCTCCCAGGCCATCGCCGGGGTGCAGGTGGCGGTGGGCGCGAACTCGCCCTTCCTGTACGGCCGCCAACTCTGGTCGGAGACCCGGATCGCCCTGTTCGAGCAGGCCACCGACACTCGGCCGGACGAGCTGAAGGCACAGGGCGTACGCCCCCGGGTCTGGTTCGGGGAACGCTGGATAACGTCCATCTTCGACCTTTTCGAGGAGAACGTCCGCTATTTCCCGCCGCTGCTGCCGATCTGCGAGACCGAGGATCCGGTGGAGGTGCTGCACGCGGGCGGCGTACCGGAGCTTGCCGAGCTGCGGCTGCACAACGGCACCGTCTACCGCTGGAACCGGCCGGTGTACGACATCATGGACGGCCGACCGCACCTGCGGGTGGAGAACCGGGTGCTGCCCGCCGGGCCGACCGTGGTCGACATGCTGGCCAACGCGGCCTTCTACTTCGGGATGGCCCGTGGCCTGGCCGAGGCCGACCGGCCGATCTGGAGCCAGCTCACCTTCAGCTCCGCCGAGGAGAACTTCCACGCCGCCGCCCGACGGGGCATGGACGCCGTGCTGCACTGGCCGCGCCTGGGTGAGGTGCCGGTCACCACGCTGGTGCTGGACGTGCTGCTGCCGATCGCCGCCGCCGGGCTCGACGGGTTCGGGGTGTCCCCGGCGGAACGGGACCGCCTACTCGGCATCATCGAGCAACGCTGCCGTACCGGACGCAACGGAGCGGCCTGGCAGACCGCGGCGGTGTGGACCGCGGAGCGGCAGCACGGCCTGGACCGGACCGCCGCCCTGCACCACATGCTCCAGCGCTACGCCGAGTTGCAGCGCACCAACGAGCCGGTGCACACCTGGCCCGTCGACTGA
- a CDS encoding PASTA domain-containing protein: MTDESTDRGEVRSGAGPDRTRVVIGGGLAAVLLAVIGAAGGWMLAGDQESPRDTTLDASGSRAPTSEGSPTPREKPTTATSQPARPAPSRSGLTVPELVGMDFEEAREELRDRGLGWHFVFGGSGDSSSVRSTEPAAGAPVKRGVTVKIIVAGAAPETSVPDVVGDSCGEAQDELVDDGFSPRYPTGRSGTVTAQDPTGGAVGKWNDAVQIWCGTTPSPEASDQ; this comes from the coding sequence ATGACGGACGAATCCACGGATCGGGGTGAGGTGCGCTCCGGTGCCGGCCCGGACCGCACGAGGGTGGTGATCGGCGGCGGGCTCGCGGCGGTGCTCCTCGCCGTCATCGGGGCGGCCGGCGGCTGGATGCTGGCCGGCGATCAGGAGTCGCCACGCGACACGACCCTCGACGCGAGCGGCAGTCGGGCTCCGACGTCCGAGGGCTCGCCGACGCCGCGCGAGAAGCCGACGACGGCGACCAGCCAGCCTGCCCGGCCCGCGCCGAGCCGTTCCGGCCTGACCGTGCCGGAACTCGTCGGGATGGACTTCGAGGAGGCCCGGGAGGAACTGCGGGACCGTGGGCTGGGCTGGCATTTCGTGTTCGGCGGCAGCGGCGACAGTTCCAGCGTGCGCAGCACCGAGCCGGCCGCCGGTGCACCGGTGAAGCGCGGGGTCACCGTCAAGATCATCGTGGCGGGTGCGGCACCGGAGACTTCGGTCCCGGACGTGGTCGGCGACTCGTGCGGCGAGGCACAGGACGAACTCGTCGACGACGGCTTCTCACCGCGTTACCCCACCGGGAGGTCCGGCACGGTCACCGCCCAGGACCCGACCGGCGGCGCCGTCGGGAAGTGGAACGACGCGGTCCAGATCTGGTGCGGCACGACCCCGAGCCCGGAGGCCAGCGACCAGTAG
- a CDS encoding MarR family winged helix-turn-helix transcriptional regulator produces the protein MNPNVFDDPRITAVGLLFEVHAGLSARFATQLDEHGLSAVEFEVLTRLTRSPGNQLRMTDLAAQTSLSTSGVTRVVDRMERDGLITRRACPSDRRSSYAVVTPSGLRRLDESLPGHLQLIEDWFTGQLDPAALHALLDGLRQIRDAVHPCATAGSSDTAPEGETVLKTPDSSPC, from the coding sequence GTGAACCCGAACGTGTTCGACGACCCTCGGATCACCGCTGTCGGCCTCCTCTTCGAGGTGCACGCGGGCCTCTCCGCCCGCTTCGCCACGCAACTCGACGAGCACGGCCTGTCAGCAGTCGAGTTCGAGGTGCTGACCCGGCTCACCCGCTCACCCGGCAACCAACTACGGATGACCGACCTCGCCGCGCAGACGTCGCTCTCCACCAGCGGCGTCACCCGGGTGGTGGACCGGATGGAACGCGACGGCCTGATCACCCGGCGCGCCTGCCCCTCCGACCGACGCAGCTCGTACGCGGTGGTGACCCCCTCCGGCCTGCGGCGGCTCGACGAGAGCCTGCCCGGCCACCTCCAACTCATCGAGGACTGGTTCACCGGTCAACTCGACCCGGCGGCGCTGCACGCACTGCTGGACGGTCTGCGGCAGATTCGCGACGCCGTCCATCCCTGCGCGACCGCCGGCAGCAGCGACACGGCCCCGGAGGGGGAAACGGTTCTGAAAACGCCCGACTCGTCCCCCTGCTGA
- a CDS encoding acyl-CoA carboxylase subunit beta, protein MTLDGEALEQLRKRVRAGGAEKYHAANAAKGKMFARERVALLVDEGSFVEDGLYANALADGLPADGVVTGTATIDGRQVCLMANDSTVKAGSWGARTVEKIIRTIERAYDTGVPMVYLVDSAGARITDQVDLFPGRRGAGKIFWNQVRASGSIPQVCALFGPSAAGGAYIPAFCDVVAMVDGNASMYLGSDRMVEMVTGEKTTLEAMGGAKVHCAESGVGHFLCKSEAEALDVVKRYLSYLPANWTQRPPAAEAAEAPAKADLAALVPASERQAFDMRRYVKGLLDDGSFFEIQALWARELTIGFGRLNGEVVGVVGNNSMFKGGVLFVDSADKATRFVQLCDAFNVPLLFLSDVPGFMVGSAVEKQGIIRHGAKMITAISEATVPKICVVVRKAYGAGLYAMAGPGFEPDATIALPTAKIAVMGAEAAVNAVYANKIAAIEDEAERAAFVAAKREEYERDIDVVRLASELVVDAIVEPHQLRAELVRRFTAARSKDRHFSRRRHGVTPV, encoded by the coding sequence GTGACGCTCGACGGTGAGGCTCTGGAACAGCTACGCAAGCGGGTCCGCGCCGGTGGCGCGGAGAAGTACCACGCGGCGAACGCGGCCAAGGGCAAGATGTTCGCCCGGGAACGGGTCGCACTGCTGGTGGACGAGGGGTCGTTCGTCGAGGACGGGCTCTACGCGAACGCGCTCGCCGACGGCCTGCCGGCCGACGGGGTGGTCACCGGCACCGCCACCATCGACGGCCGCCAGGTCTGCCTGATGGCCAACGACTCGACGGTCAAGGCCGGCAGTTGGGGCGCGCGGACCGTCGAGAAGATCATCCGGACCATCGAGCGGGCGTACGACACCGGCGTGCCGATGGTCTACCTGGTCGACTCGGCCGGCGCCCGGATCACCGACCAGGTCGACCTCTTCCCGGGCCGGCGTGGCGCGGGCAAGATCTTCTGGAACCAGGTACGCGCCTCCGGCTCGATCCCGCAGGTCTGCGCGCTGTTCGGGCCGAGCGCGGCGGGCGGTGCCTACATCCCGGCGTTCTGCGACGTGGTGGCGATGGTGGACGGCAACGCCAGCATGTATCTCGGCTCCGACCGGATGGTCGAGATGGTCACCGGCGAGAAGACCACGCTGGAGGCGATGGGCGGGGCCAAGGTGCACTGTGCCGAGTCCGGCGTGGGGCACTTCCTCTGCAAGTCCGAGGCTGAGGCGCTCGACGTGGTCAAGCGCTACCTGTCCTACCTGCCGGCGAACTGGACGCAGCGTCCGCCCGCCGCCGAGGCCGCCGAGGCGCCCGCGAAGGCGGACCTGGCCGCGCTGGTGCCGGCGAGCGAACGCCAGGCGTTCGACATGCGGCGGTACGTCAAGGGCCTGCTCGACGACGGCTCCTTCTTCGAGATCCAGGCGCTCTGGGCCAGGGAGCTGACCATCGGCTTCGGCCGGCTGAACGGCGAGGTCGTCGGCGTGGTCGGCAACAACTCGATGTTCAAGGGCGGCGTGCTCTTCGTCGACTCGGCCGACAAGGCGACCCGCTTCGTGCAGCTCTGCGACGCGTTCAACGTGCCGCTGCTGTTCCTGAGCGACGTACCCGGCTTCATGGTCGGCAGCGCGGTGGAGAAGCAGGGCATCATCCGGCACGGCGCAAAGATGATCACCGCGATCTCCGAGGCGACCGTACCCAAGATCTGTGTGGTGGTCCGCAAGGCGTACGGTGCCGGGCTCTACGCCATGGCCGGGCCGGGCTTCGAGCCGGACGCCACCATCGCCCTGCCCACCGCGAAGATCGCGGTGATGGGCGCCGAGGCCGCGGTGAACGCCGTCTACGCCAACAAGATCGCCGCGATCGAGGACGAGGCCGAGCGGGCCGCCTTCGTCGCCGCGAAGCGCGAGGAGTACGAGCGGGACATCGACGTCGTGCGACTCGCCAGCGAACTGGTGGTCGACGCCATCGTGGAGCCGCACCAGCTCCGCGCCGAACTGGTCCGCCGGTTCACCGCCGCCCGGTCCAAGGACCGGCACTTCTCCCGCCGACGGCACGGCGTCACCCCCGTCTGA
- a CDS encoding amino acid ABC transporter ATP-binding protein, which yields MSNDRVRPAVRISDLHKSFGSLEVLRGIDVEVGHGEVVCVIGPSGSGKSTLLRCVNLLEEPTSGRIWVGDVEMTDPDVEIDRVRRGIGMVFQSFNLFPHLTVLDNLTIAQRRVLRRGRAEAERIARGNLARVGLTDKADAFPAQLSGGQQQRAAIARSLSMDPELMLFDEPTSALDPELVGDVLTVMRKLAEDGMTMMVVTHEMAFAREVADRVVFMDGGVVVEQGPPQAVLGAPRHERTRAFLARVLDPTHVAELDRPDRAPEPPSAGDDGR from the coding sequence ATGTCGAATGATCGGGTCCGCCCCGCCGTACGAATCAGTGATCTGCACAAGTCGTTCGGGTCGCTGGAGGTGCTTCGGGGCATCGACGTCGAGGTCGGTCACGGTGAGGTCGTCTGTGTCATCGGGCCGTCCGGTTCCGGGAAGTCCACGTTGCTCCGCTGCGTGAATCTGCTGGAGGAACCGACCTCGGGCCGGATCTGGGTCGGCGACGTCGAGATGACCGACCCGGACGTCGAGATCGACAGGGTCCGTCGGGGCATCGGCATGGTGTTCCAGTCGTTCAATCTCTTCCCGCACCTGACCGTGCTGGACAACCTCACCATCGCCCAGCGTCGGGTGCTGCGGCGCGGTCGCGCGGAGGCCGAGCGGATCGCGCGGGGCAACCTCGCGCGGGTCGGTCTGACCGACAAGGCCGACGCGTTTCCGGCGCAGCTCTCCGGTGGACAGCAGCAGCGGGCGGCGATCGCCCGGTCGTTGTCCATGGATCCGGAGCTGATGCTCTTCGACGAGCCGACCTCGGCCCTCGACCCGGAGCTGGTCGGTGACGTGCTCACCGTGATGCGGAAGCTGGCCGAGGACGGTATGACGATGATGGTGGTGACCCACGAGATGGCGTTCGCCCGGGAGGTCGCCGACCGGGTGGTGTTCATGGACGGCGGGGTGGTCGTCGAGCAGGGGCCGCCGCAGGCGGTGCTCGGTGCTCCCCGGCACGAACGGACCCGGGCCTTCCTCGCCCGGGTGCTGGACCCGACCCACGTGGCGGAACTGGACCGGCCCGACCGGGCGCCGGAGCCGCCTTCGGCTGGTGACGACGGTCGGTGA
- a CDS encoding PASTA domain-containing protein: protein MSDDRQEPPEDASDDRTRRIPPVTGRPDETAPLDRTPGDTAPDATAPMDRTPGEPAPADATAPLPPTQRSGSAAWSGRAEVPSVRPGFDGEPAGGDWYPDDQASRRWWLPILWGVVLLLLLGLLGLGLWLVRQALDEDGSTPPSPQPTTQAPPTTAAPSPTTPSPSSPPTTSAAPAQLPVPPLTGLSEAAARALLDQLDLGYEVEYRPSDQPSGTVIATEPGAGVLVEAGDEIRLVVAAASPSPSPTTGAPTAEPTGTASPTA, encoded by the coding sequence ATGAGCGACGACCGCCAGGAGCCGCCCGAGGACGCGTCGGACGACCGGACCCGCCGGATCCCGCCGGTCACCGGACGCCCCGACGAGACCGCTCCGCTGGACCGTACGCCCGGTGACACCGCACCCGACGCGACCGCGCCGATGGACCGTACGCCCGGAGAGCCCGCACCGGCGGACGCCACCGCGCCGTTGCCCCCGACGCAGCGGTCCGGGTCGGCGGCGTGGTCGGGCCGCGCGGAGGTGCCGTCGGTGCGGCCGGGTTTCGACGGCGAGCCGGCCGGTGGTGACTGGTACCCCGACGACCAGGCGAGCCGGCGCTGGTGGCTGCCGATTCTCTGGGGTGTCGTCCTGCTGCTCCTGCTCGGCCTGCTCGGTCTGGGCCTGTGGTTGGTCCGGCAGGCGCTCGACGAGGACGGATCGACGCCACCGTCCCCACAGCCGACGACACAGGCACCGCCGACCACCGCCGCACCGTCGCCGACCACCCCGTCACCGTCTTCACCGCCGACCACCAGCGCCGCCCCGGCCCAGCTTCCGGTGCCGCCGTTGACCGGGCTCTCCGAGGCGGCGGCGCGGGCGCTGCTGGACCAGCTCGATCTCGGCTACGAGGTGGAGTACCGGCCGTCGGACCAGCCGTCGGGCACGGTGATCGCCACCGAGCCGGGTGCGGGTGTGTTGGTCGAGGCGGGTGACGAGATCAGACTGGTGGTGGCCGCCGCGAGCCCGAGCCCGTCGCCGACGACCGGTGCGCCGACAGCCGAGCCGACCGGCACGGCGAGTCCGACCGCCTGA